A single genomic interval of Pieris rapae chromosome 23, ilPieRapa1.1, whole genome shotgun sequence harbors:
- the LOC110997845 gene encoding venom acid phosphatase Acph-1 isoform X2 has translation MYQELLAEKNADSKYTELFDYLSKHTNQSMRSILDVDFFYSTLQAQYEAGLKLPEWTKTVFPTKMRPPFMLSLALLSYNESLQRLHTGPLLNNIRSHLQEAVMHTNTDRALYIYSGHDVNLVSLMRSLGYTEMLEPEYGASVLLELHEEVEQDKFYVKLFYRNNTKIEVPMELSIPNCKEPCTYEKFVEHLGTLIPLDWEAECQN, from the exons ATGTACCAAGAATTATTAGCTGAAAAAAATGCTGATAGTAAATACACAGAGTTGTTCGACTATTTAAGTAAACATACAAATCAAAGTATGAGAAGTATTTTAGATGTAGATTTCTTTTATAGTACATTACAAGCTCAATACGAAGCAGGCTTGAAACTTCCGGAGTGGACTAAAACTGTTTTTCCTACTAAAATGAGACCACCGTTTATGTTGAGTTTGgctttattatcatataatgaATCATTACAAAGATTACATActg GCCcgcttttaaataacataagatCACACCTACAAGAGGCAGTAATGCACACAAACACAGATCGGGcactatacatatattcagGGCATGACGTCAACTTGGTATCATTAATGCGATCATTGGGTTACACTGAGATGTTGGAGCCGGAGTATGGTGCAAGCGTTTTGCTGGAATTGCACGAAGAAGTCGAACAGGACAAATTTTACGTCAAG ctcTTCTATCGTAATAATACGAAGATAGAAGTTCCAATGGAACTAAGCATACCCAATTGTAAAGAACCTTGCACTTATGAGAAATTTGTTGAGCACCTCGGCACTCTGATACCACTGGATTGGGAAGCGGAATGTCAAAATTGA
- the LOC110997855 gene encoding uncharacterized protein LOC110997855 isoform X3 has product MKKWQELTDMLNSQGTGEARSEEKWRKVWSDFKNNTKRKLAKITHSLQGRGGRPTTSKCLTDLEQRALAITGILTTIGSATESFGSAECTIEVEEKNMNPTFENLILVPTTTALVTDGADWNNSESSKDKYEESILPMFTISPLRIKTSPKSSSPPDSPQPYLSHKRKMDDRDDDDNDYLVKHEPSPKEETRERDRMYVELEKEKLYAELEREKIRQRDVELRQRDTALQLQAQWLELARSGLNILDKYLNDKK; this is encoded by the exons ATGAAAAAGTGGCAAGAGTTAACAGATATGCTTAATAGTCAAGGTACTGGAGAAGCTCGTAGTGAAGAAAAATGGCGAAAA GTCTGgagtgattttaaaaataatactaaaagaaAATTAGCTAAAATAACCCACTCTTTACAAGGGAGGGGTGGTAGGCCGACCACAAGCAAATGTCTCACGGATTTAGAGCAAAGAGCTCTAGCAATTACTGGTATCCTAACAACTATTGGATCAGCTACTGAAAGCTTTGGCAGT GCGGAATGCACAATAGAAGTGGAAGAAAAGAATATGAATCCTACTTTTGAGAACCTCATACTGGTTCCAACTACAACAGCCCTTG ttaCAGATGGTGCAGATTGGAATAATTCTGAGTCCAGTAAAGATAAATATGAAGAATCAATACTTCCAATGTTCACTATATCACCTCTAAGAATTAAAACTTCACCGAAGTCATCATCTCCTCCTGATTCTCCTCAACCGTACCTTTCACATAAAAGAAAGATGGATGACAGAGATGATGATGACAatgattatctagttaaacATGAACCGTCACCAAAGGAGGAAACCAGAGAGAGAGATAGGATGTATGTTGAGTTAGAGAAAGAGAAGTTGTATGCAGAGTTGGAAAGGGAAAAAATTCGTCAGAGAGATGTTGAGCTTCGACAACGTGATACTGCATTACAATTGCAAGCTCAGTGGTTGGAATTAGCAAGATCAGGattgaatattttagataaatatttgaatgacaagaaataa
- the LOC110997855 gene encoding uncharacterized protein LOC110997855 isoform X2: protein MSSLRTSYNQFSIMVEFMEKHGDLSKCQNSPSGRLWTMKKWQELTDMLNSQGTGEARSEEKWRKVWSDFKNNTKRKLAKITHSLQGRGGRPTTSKCLTDLEQRALAITGILTTIGSATESFGSAECTIEVEEKNMNPTFENLILVPTTTALDGADWNNSESSKDKYEESILPMFTISPLRIKTSPKSSSPPDSPQPYLSHKRKMDDRDDDDNDYLVKHEPSPKEETRERDRMYVELEKEKLYAELEREKIRQRDVELRQRDTALQLQAQWLELARSGLNILDKYLNDKK, encoded by the exons atgtCTAGTTTAAGAACGAGTTATAACCAGTTTTCGATTATGGTAGAATTCATGGAaaa ACACGGGGATTTATCGAAGTGTCAAAATTCACCAAGTGGACGACTGTGGACAATGAAAAAGTGGCAAGAGTTAACAGATATGCTTAATAGTCAAGGTACTGGAGAAGCTCGTAGTGAAGAAAAATGGCGAAAA GTCTGgagtgattttaaaaataatactaaaagaaAATTAGCTAAAATAACCCACTCTTTACAAGGGAGGGGTGGTAGGCCGACCACAAGCAAATGTCTCACGGATTTAGAGCAAAGAGCTCTAGCAATTACTGGTATCCTAACAACTATTGGATCAGCTACTGAAAGCTTTGGCAGT GCGGAATGCACAATAGAAGTGGAAGAAAAGAATATGAATCCTACTTTTGAGAACCTCATACTGGTTCCAACTACAACAGCCCTTG ATGGTGCAGATTGGAATAATTCTGAGTCCAGTAAAGATAAATATGAAGAATCAATACTTCCAATGTTCACTATATCACCTCTAAGAATTAAAACTTCACCGAAGTCATCATCTCCTCCTGATTCTCCTCAACCGTACCTTTCACATAAAAGAAAGATGGATGACAGAGATGATGATGACAatgattatctagttaaacATGAACCGTCACCAAAGGAGGAAACCAGAGAGAGAGATAGGATGTATGTTGAGTTAGAGAAAGAGAAGTTGTATGCAGAGTTGGAAAGGGAAAAAATTCGTCAGAGAGATGTTGAGCTTCGACAACGTGATACTGCATTACAATTGCAAGCTCAGTGGTTGGAATTAGCAAGATCAGGattgaatattttagataaatatttgaatgacaagaaataa
- the LOC110997855 gene encoding uncharacterized protein LOC110997855 isoform X1: MSSLRTSYNQFSIMVEFMEKHGDLSKCQNSPSGRLWTMKKWQELTDMLNSQGTGEARSEEKWRKVWSDFKNNTKRKLAKITHSLQGRGGRPTTSKCLTDLEQRALAITGILTTIGSATESFGSAECTIEVEEKNMNPTFENLILVPTTTALVTDGADWNNSESSKDKYEESILPMFTISPLRIKTSPKSSSPPDSPQPYLSHKRKMDDRDDDDNDYLVKHEPSPKEETRERDRMYVELEKEKLYAELEREKIRQRDVELRQRDTALQLQAQWLELARSGLNILDKYLNDKK; this comes from the exons atgtCTAGTTTAAGAACGAGTTATAACCAGTTTTCGATTATGGTAGAATTCATGGAaaa ACACGGGGATTTATCGAAGTGTCAAAATTCACCAAGTGGACGACTGTGGACAATGAAAAAGTGGCAAGAGTTAACAGATATGCTTAATAGTCAAGGTACTGGAGAAGCTCGTAGTGAAGAAAAATGGCGAAAA GTCTGgagtgattttaaaaataatactaaaagaaAATTAGCTAAAATAACCCACTCTTTACAAGGGAGGGGTGGTAGGCCGACCACAAGCAAATGTCTCACGGATTTAGAGCAAAGAGCTCTAGCAATTACTGGTATCCTAACAACTATTGGATCAGCTACTGAAAGCTTTGGCAGT GCGGAATGCACAATAGAAGTGGAAGAAAAGAATATGAATCCTACTTTTGAGAACCTCATACTGGTTCCAACTACAACAGCCCTTG ttaCAGATGGTGCAGATTGGAATAATTCTGAGTCCAGTAAAGATAAATATGAAGAATCAATACTTCCAATGTTCACTATATCACCTCTAAGAATTAAAACTTCACCGAAGTCATCATCTCCTCCTGATTCTCCTCAACCGTACCTTTCACATAAAAGAAAGATGGATGACAGAGATGATGATGACAatgattatctagttaaacATGAACCGTCACCAAAGGAGGAAACCAGAGAGAGAGATAGGATGTATGTTGAGTTAGAGAAAGAGAAGTTGTATGCAGAGTTGGAAAGGGAAAAAATTCGTCAGAGAGATGTTGAGCTTCGACAACGTGATACTGCATTACAATTGCAAGCTCAGTGGTTGGAATTAGCAAGATCAGGattgaatattttagataaatatttgaatgacaagaaataa
- the LOC110997856 gene encoding uncharacterized protein LOC110997856, with translation MNQYQTERQLCWCYGLLAVVLAVSVICTAIPYNHWRATLDVCPGSWLEYNNCGCIFFGASSSQYFTGGHNSYCLYAIFAPLPILVYALVMAFFHMYRVCINNVGLYEGDKSTAMEEIEGETIVVTARTRVSQSVDGVIYCWIPTSSVAAVFALYNLIHAAIMTDGFYKTCQQYRGYLVREVRASGDQATAIHFRLACQAIFDFMDYIQKDAPNSRRGDYINTGISLQIALIASWLGVILWVAITIYTAIRAYKERGVLTCCGN, from the exons ATGAATCAATATCAAACTGAAAGACAGCTCTGCTGGTGCTATGGGCTTTTGGCTGTAGTATTAGCTGTGTCAGTGATATGCACAGCAATCCCTTACAACCATTGGAGAGCTACACTAGATGTGTGTCCTGGGAGCTGGTtagaatacaataattgtggttgtattttttttggagCCAGCTCATCACAATATTTCACTGGAGGTCACAACTCTTATTGTTTATATGCAATTTTTGCCCCGTTACCCATATTAGTGTATGCTCTGGTGATGGCATTTTTTCACATGTATAGAGTGTGTATTAATAATGTTGGCCTGTACGAAGGAGACAAGTCTACTGCTATGGAAGAAAT agaAGGTGAAACAATTGTTGTAACAGCTCGTACTAGAGTGTCACAGAGTGTTGATGGTGTAATATATTGCTGGATACCTACGTCAAGTGTTGCCGCTGTATTTGCATTGTACAATCTGATTCATGCAGCTATTATGACTGATGGCTTCTATAAGACATGTCAACAATACAGAGGATACCTTGTTAGG gAGGTTCGCGCATCAGGTGATCAAGCAACAGCGATACATTTCAGACTCGCATGCCAAgcaatttttgattttatggACTATATACAAAAGGATGCTCCAAATAGTCGTCGAGGTGATTACATAAATACTGGTATATCTTTACAAATAGCGTTGATAGCTTCATGGCTTGGGGTTATTTTGTGGGTGGCGATTACTATTTATACTGCTATCAGGGCATATAAGGAACGTGGCGTTTTGACCTGCTGtggaaattaa
- the LOC110997857 gene encoding protein canopy homolog 4, giving the protein MILLKYFTCFLFILNVMGSHDVEVKSEEDLGVKYANRCEVCKILATELQSRLEETGKVHDVIEIGYSLDDVKPKKRTKYEKSELRLIESLDGVCEKILEYNIHKERDDSTRFAKGMSQTFKTLHGLVDKGVKVDLGIPLELWDKPSAEITHMKTQCESLLEENEEVIEDWYWKQQGNVDLKIHLCTKHALRNTDDSCLFEELKQKGDSAKAKTEL; this is encoded by the coding sequence atgattcttcttaaatattttacctgttttctatttatattgaatgtgATGGGCAGCCATGACGTTGAAGTAAAATCCGAAGAAGATTTAGGGGTCAAGTACGCTAATAGATGCGAAGTATGCAAAATATTAGCAACAGAATTGCAAAGCCGGCTAGAAGAAACCGGCAAAGTGCACGACGTAATTGAAATTGGATATTCTCTAGATGACGTTAAGCCAAAGAAGAGGACGAAGTATGAAAAGTCTGAACTTCGGCTAATTGAGTCATTGGATGGCGTTTGCGAAAAAATTCTCGagtataatattcataaggAGCGAGATGATAGTACGAGATTTGCCAAAGGTATGAgtcaaacttttaaaactttacatgGCCTTGTTGATAAAGGTGTAAAAGTTGATTTGGGAATACCTTTAGAGTTGTGGGACAAACCCTCAGCAGAAATAACTCACATGAAAACTCAATGTGAAAGTCTTTTAGAAGAGAATGAGGAAGTAATTGAAGACTGGTATTGGAAGCAACAAGGGaatgttgatttaaaaatccACTTGTGTACAAAACATGCATTGAGAAACACAGATGATTCTTGTTTGTTTGAAGAGCTTAAACAAAAAGGTGATAGCGCTAAAGCTAAGACAGAATTGTGA
- the LOC110997845 gene encoding prostatic acid phosphatase isoform X1 codes for MEYDTDDTWRRSSSPQFKEKKICKPLPRRSTTTAVIVLGLAVLSCLMGYCVLSETLPYESKTLRLVIIFFRHGARAPVSSYKSDPFKNYQWPDGLGSLTNAGKLQLYELGRKYRSYYANFIPEEYQEKDVYIRSSDSSRCLMSAYTFLAGLYPPYERQIWHPEILWQPIPVHSLPRQLDNLVAATKPCKSWKRMYQELLAEKNADSKYTELFDYLSKHTNQSMRSILDVDFFYSTLQAQYEAGLKLPEWTKTVFPTKMRPPFMLSLALLSYNESLQRLHTGPLLNNIRSHLQEAVMHTNTDRALYIYSGHDVNLVSLMRSLGYTEMLEPEYGASVLLELHEEVEQDKFYVKLFYRNNTKIEVPMELSIPNCKEPCTYEKFVEHLGTLIPLDWEAECQN; via the exons ATGGAATACGATACTGATGATACTTGGCGCCGTTCATCATCACCTCAATTTaaggaaaagaaaatatgtaaacCATTACCAAGGAGGTCAACCACTACTGCTGTTATTGTCCTTGGCCTGGCAGTCTTAAGTTGTTTAATGGGATACTGTGTTCTAAGTGAAACTTTACCCTATGAGTCAAAAACCTTGCGACTTGTTATTATA ttTTTTCGGCATGGGGCTAGAGCACCAGTTAGTTCATATAAAAGTGATCCCTTTAAAAACTATCAGTGGCCAGATGGCCTAGGAAGCTTGACTAAT GCAGGTAAATTGCAACTATATGAGCTGGGAAGAAAATACCGAAGTTATTATGCTAATTTCATTCCTGAAGAGTATCAAGAGAAAGATGTTTATATTAGAAGCAGTGACTCTTCCCGTTGTTTAATGAGTGCTTACACCTTCTTAGCAGGATTGTATCCTCCTTATGAAAGACAAATTTGGCATCCAGAGATATTATGGCAGCCCATACCTGTACACTCTTTACCAAGACAACTTGAtaat CTAGTAGCAGCTACCAAACCATGCAAGTCCTGGAAGCGAATGTACCAAGAATTATTAGCTGAAAAAAATGCTGATAGTAAATACACAGAGTTGTTCGACTATTTAAGTAAACATACAAATCAAAGTATGAGAAGTATTTTAGATGTAGATTTCTTTTATAGTACATTACAAGCTCAATACGAAGCAGGCTTGAAACTTCCGGAGTGGACTAAAACTGTTTTTCCTACTAAAATGAGACCACCGTTTATGTTGAGTTTGgctttattatcatataatgaATCATTACAAAGATTACATActg GCCcgcttttaaataacataagatCACACCTACAAGAGGCAGTAATGCACACAAACACAGATCGGGcactatacatatattcagGGCATGACGTCAACTTGGTATCATTAATGCGATCATTGGGTTACACTGAGATGTTGGAGCCGGAGTATGGTGCAAGCGTTTTGCTGGAATTGCACGAAGAAGTCGAACAGGACAAATTTTACGTCAAG ctcTTCTATCGTAATAATACGAAGATAGAAGTTCCAATGGAACTAAGCATACCCAATTGTAAAGAACCTTGCACTTATGAGAAATTTGTTGAGCACCTCGGCACTCTGATACCACTGGATTGGGAAGCGGAATGTCAAAATTGA
- the LOC110997859 gene encoding N-acetyltransferase 9, giving the protein MKINSKTKIVSQNIILVPYTEKHVPKYHEWMKSEELQVLTASEPLTLEQEYDMQKLWHEDEDKCTFIILDKQNYEVENNEIDAMIGDTNIFVKDHDLGEIEIMIAEETARGKKLGWEAVIMMLIYGIDFIKLKKYEAKISFSNERSINMFTKLGFKEESRSIIFNEITFAKPVTNEWCVSLKDKIKYEIKNYVD; this is encoded by the exons atgaagattaatagtaaaactaaaattgttagtcaaaatattattttagtaccaTATACTGAGAAACATGTACCAAA GTATCATGAGTGGATGAAATCTGAGGAATTACAAGTTCTAACTGCATCCGAACCACTTACATTAGAACAAGAATATGATATGCAAAAGTTATGGCATGAAGATGAAGACA AATGCACTTTTATAATACTTGACAAGCAAAACTATGAAGTGGAGAATAATGAAATAG ATGCCATGATAGgtgatacaaatatttttgtcaagGATCATGATCTAggagaaattgaaataatgatTGCAGAAGAAACTGCTAGAGGTAAAAAGCTTGGCTGGGAAGCTGTTATAATGATGTTAATATATggcattgattttattaaattaaaaaaatatgaagcaaaaatttcattttcaaatgaAAGAAgcataaatatgtttactaAACTAGGATTTAAAGAGGAGTCCCGAAGTatcatatttaatgaaattacttTTGCTAAACCTGTAACAAATGAATGGTGTGTATCActgaaagataaaattaagtatgaaataaagaattatgTTGATTAA